A single region of the Sphingobium sp. Cam5-1 genome encodes:
- a CDS encoding TFIIB-type zinc ribbon-containing protein gives MPCPGCCTGLIMSERQGIEIDYCAGGIWSDRGELDKIIERSATPPVRLQERDLPDAWTRLRPPDAHDSRYRSRKKKSFLKELFD, from the coding sequence ATGCCTTGCCCAGGCTGCTGCACGGGACTGATAATGTCCGAACGCCAAGGCATCGAAATCGACTATTGCGCGGGGGGTATATGGTCTGATCGCGGCGAACTGGACAAGATCATCGAGCGCTCAGCCACCCCACCAGTTCGACTGCAAGAGCGGGATCTCCCTGATGCATGGACGCGCTTGCGTCCCCCTGACGCGCACGATAGCCGTTATCGTTCCCGGAAGAAAAAATCCTTTCTGAAAGAGCTGTTTGACTGA
- a CDS encoding rod shape-determining protein yields MGDIFSWPHLAMLGANFIRFPAAAKTKGDKAGPAHYIDPMVSFSSWTRPELAIDFGTANLRVIDRDAGVVFDEPSLCCFTDLGTAPRLVAAGAAAQAMVDRTPPKLAVRRPLRRGVLQDIHTATELLRYAIPKELKRKPWRKARALMGVPAGATQAERRALFTAAIDAGLSPQLVLEPFAAALGAGARVDEPRGALIVECGAGTTEVAVISLGGMCLTRSVRAGGAALDQAITDHLHFRHKILIGRQSAERIKKDYAALHAEAPSGDGLIEVRGRSLVSMAPQSLHISSAEVGRVVEKHATQIVAVIRDVLNETPPELSHDVHVNGILLTGGSALVPQLPRMIERETSVPVVVAQHPSLCVAQGLHHMLQG; encoded by the coding sequence TTGGGCGATATTTTCTCTTGGCCGCACCTCGCCATGCTCGGAGCCAATTTTATCCGGTTCCCAGCTGCTGCAAAAACGAAAGGGGACAAAGCGGGACCAGCACATTATATCGATCCCATGGTTTCATTTTCATCATGGACGCGGCCGGAACTAGCGATTGATTTCGGGACTGCGAACCTACGGGTCATCGATCGCGATGCGGGTGTTGTTTTCGATGAGCCGTCGCTGTGCTGTTTTACAGATCTTGGCACCGCTCCGCGCCTGGTTGCGGCTGGAGCTGCTGCTCAGGCCATGGTGGACCGAACCCCGCCCAAGTTGGCAGTACGGCGCCCGCTGCGCAGGGGTGTGCTACAGGACATTCACACTGCTACCGAATTACTTCGGTATGCCATTCCAAAGGAACTGAAGCGAAAGCCATGGCGCAAGGCGCGCGCTCTCATGGGAGTCCCCGCGGGCGCGACGCAAGCCGAGAGGCGCGCGCTGTTCACCGCTGCTATCGATGCCGGGCTAAGCCCTCAGTTGGTTCTGGAGCCGTTCGCGGCGGCTCTTGGCGCTGGTGCTCGAGTGGATGAGCCGCGTGGCGCACTCATCGTGGAATGCGGTGCCGGCACCACCGAAGTGGCCGTCATTTCACTTGGAGGAATGTGCCTTACGCGTTCAGTGCGCGCGGGTGGCGCGGCCCTCGACCAGGCGATCACTGATCACCTGCATTTTCGACACAAGATTTTGATCGGCCGTCAAAGCGCCGAACGCATCAAAAAGGATTATGCCGCTCTTCATGCCGAGGCCCCGTCCGGCGATGGGCTGATCGAGGTCCGAGGACGAAGCCTCGTGTCGATGGCGCCTCAATCGCTGCATATTTCCTCTGCTGAAGTCGGGCGCGTGGTAGAAAAGCACGCTACCCAGATCGTTGCCGTCATACGCGACGTTCTCAACGAAACGCCGCCGGAACTCAGCCACGACGTACACGTAAATGGGATCCTCCTCACCGGCGGCAGCGCGCTCGTGCCGCAGTTGCCGCGAATGATAGAGCGTGAAACCTCCGTGCCGGTGGTTGTCGCTCAACACCCCTCGCTCTGCGTGGCTCAGGGCCTTCATCATATGCTTCAGGGCTGA
- a CDS encoding tyrosine-type recombinase/integrase, which produces MTERSTTPYKEIILVQPQRAGLPARSHVMGAEAVDARLLRTMGMLVPEGLPPVSRLAVETALAAMAEATKAAIAADIECWHAWCVKEGRSPMPADPEDLVHYVNDLDVRGKKPSTLARRVASLGALHRVLGLAQNAAPTEAAIVRAALKAIRRRRGSLQRQAAPLRLGKALDSNAPEGFTLSALLDACGDDLQGLRDAALLSLGYDAGLRVSELTRVEANHIESQEDGSATLFIPFSKTDQEQEGAWAWLSAETVRRVHAWTNAGMIEEGPIFRRVGVDRRRTGRTERQLASAEKTYSIGLTALTRQGVNAIYRRIAIRAYEQGLVTLPSGKLVAAVQALSTHSLRVGLTQDLFAAGEDGLGIAQALRWSSPTTALRYGRKLAVRSNVAARVLSRVRR; this is translated from the coding sequence ATGACCGAGCGCTCCACAACTCCTTATAAGGAAATCATCCTTGTCCAACCGCAGCGCGCGGGTCTTCCGGCCCGCTCGCACGTCATGGGCGCCGAAGCGGTTGACGCACGTCTGCTTCGTACCATGGGAATGCTCGTTCCCGAAGGGCTGCCGCCGGTCAGCCGTCTTGCCGTCGAAACCGCTCTTGCCGCCATGGCGGAAGCCACGAAGGCGGCGATCGCCGCCGATATCGAATGCTGGCATGCCTGGTGCGTCAAAGAAGGCCGGTCGCCCATGCCCGCTGATCCCGAAGATCTTGTACATTATGTGAACGACCTCGATGTCAGGGGGAAAAAGCCTTCGACGCTCGCTCGACGGGTTGCAAGCCTTGGTGCGTTGCATCGAGTGCTGGGGCTGGCCCAAAATGCGGCTCCCACCGAGGCAGCAATCGTACGCGCGGCGCTCAAGGCCATCCGCAGGCGCAGGGGATCGCTGCAGCGGCAGGCGGCACCGTTGCGGCTTGGCAAGGCATTGGATTCCAATGCTCCGGAGGGATTTACCCTTTCAGCCTTGCTCGACGCCTGTGGCGATGACCTTCAAGGACTGCGGGACGCTGCTCTGCTATCCCTTGGGTACGACGCTGGCCTGCGCGTAAGCGAACTGACCCGGGTGGAAGCGAACCATATTGAATCGCAGGAGGACGGTTCAGCGACGTTGTTCATCCCCTTTTCCAAAACAGATCAGGAGCAGGAAGGCGCCTGGGCTTGGTTGTCAGCCGAGACGGTGCGGCGCGTCCACGCATGGACGAACGCGGGCATGATTGAGGAAGGTCCGATTTTCCGAAGGGTCGGAGTCGACCGCCGACGCACGGGAAGAACGGAACGACAGCTCGCATCGGCGGAAAAGACCTATTCGATTGGGCTGACAGCGCTCACTCGACAGGGGGTCAACGCCATTTATCGCCGCATCGCCATCAGAGCCTATGAGCAAGGTCTGGTGACCCTGCCTTCCGGCAAGCTTGTGGCGGCTGTCCAGGCGCTGTCCACCCATTCGTTACGTGTCGGTCTGACCCAGGATCTTTTTGCCGCGGGCGAGGACGGGTTGGGAATTGCTCAGGCGCTTCGCTGGAGTTCGCCGACCACCGCTTTGCGCTATGGTAGAAAGCTTGCTGTACGCAGCAATGTCGCAGCGCGAGTGCTTTCACGCGTTCGACGTTGA
- a CDS encoding CBS domain-containing protein translates to MKVSECMTQDVRIVDPGETLQDAARTMAEIDAGFLPVGKNDRLVGIITDRDIAIRAVATGRSSNAKIGDVMSQEVRYCYADDTVEDILDNMAQQQLRRLPVVDRDKRLVGIVSITDLATNGEAAHSGEALCEIARPSGLHSQAI, encoded by the coding sequence ATGAAAGTCAGCGAATGTATGACACAAGATGTCCGGATCGTGGATCCGGGGGAGACACTGCAGGACGCAGCCCGCACGATGGCGGAGATCGATGCTGGATTCCTGCCAGTCGGCAAGAACGACCGGCTCGTCGGCATCATCACTGATCGCGACATCGCGATCCGCGCCGTCGCCACCGGGCGATCTTCAAATGCGAAAATCGGCGACGTGATGAGCCAGGAAGTCAGATATTGCTATGCCGACGACACGGTTGAAGACATTCTTGACAATATGGCACAGCAGCAGCTTCGGCGGCTACCGGTGGTCGACCGCGACAAGCGTCTGGTTGGCATCGTGTCGATCACCGATCTCGCCACCAATGGTGAGGCGGCGCACAGCGGCGAAGCGCTGTGCGAGATCGCCCGGCCTAGCGGTCTCCATTCCCAGGCGATCTGA
- a CDS encoding universal stress protein, which produces MYNHILISTDGSETAQKGVDHGLALAKALGVNVTIMTVTERFPVYSSGVGYDLAWSEAALTEYAEGQKSAAEGILASAKDSAERLGVTTEILHVPDAEVAEAIIAVAKERNCGLIVMASHGRRGLGRLMLGSKAFEVLTHSVIPVLVVR; this is translated from the coding sequence ATGTATAATCATATACTCATTTCAACTGACGGATCGGAAACTGCCCAGAAGGGCGTGGATCATGGTCTTGCCTTGGCCAAGGCCCTGGGTGTCAATGTCACCATCATGACCGTTACCGAACGCTTTCCCGTATATTCAAGTGGAGTGGGTTACGATCTCGCTTGGAGCGAGGCTGCACTGACCGAATATGCTGAGGGACAGAAAAGCGCAGCCGAGGGCATCCTCGCTAGCGCGAAGGACTCGGCCGAGCGGCTCGGAGTAACCACAGAAATCCTCCATGTGCCTGACGCGGAGGTTGCCGAGGCAATAATCGCTGTGGCCAAGGAGCGCAATTGCGGACTTATCGTGATGGCGTCGCATGGACGCAGAGGATTGGGTCGGCTGATGCTCGGCAGCAAGGCATTCGAAGTGCTGACCCACAGCGTGATCCCGGTGCTCGTGGTGCGCTGA
- a CDS encoding type IV secretion system DNA-binding domain-containing protein, whose protein sequence is MAHKDIRNDGRPIPLTHHSARGRVQRNSGNFTRGSQLLTHEMLMWFSGAKLPLLLWFFAFLIAWSIIVSIKLDEHGFQLVCMKIYSALWNWVDLDPNKRVNVTLPNGEIMRTVMKAVPYIPEVIKAWAVAMRGLVGAILVSTFLTIPLTIWFVDISHRRGRSILQERHERGAMLVDRPVLLAEINAHNRAKFEEDAADLFPRLTPAQVIALPFRARKDAGIHHPYTLAGIPYPHRMEQSHSMLIGTTGSGKTTELRSLVSQIRERQDTVVIFDLTGAYVEAFYDPLRDTILNPMDARCPAWSIFNDCRTHSEFTAAAAALIPSDGGSSEPFWALAARTLFIEMCVRLMERGQTTNLALAENLMTADLKRVHRTLANTIADPLTAPEAARMAESIRAVFNTNAQVLRFLPDAGEQFSIRDWITQDRQSGSILFVTSNYVDLPMNRALLTLWMDIAINRLMTLPRTRSLRMWLMFDELGALHRLPAIENGLQTARAFGGAMILGIHSFEKLVEVYGEQGARNLASLARSKLILATADLDTAEQCARYIGNREVRQMDEAYSYGYNNTRDASTLTPRKQVEPLVIADDITNLPSMHGFVKFPDGFPAARILLEWKDYPQVAQGFIARPDIQPVRSRRGEEVFEEKGAGEAGGRDGAGLVVEEVSDTANLARDLAVRILSAEVKEEPEAAADRAAQRGDDQGDQTVAPAAAERAQTARAGGEEQPVASRDRDDRRGDRHGPAPQVEDQTLAELRQDFSAGPDHDGMDMGI, encoded by the coding sequence ATGGCGCATAAGGACATCCGGAACGACGGCCGACCGATCCCGCTCACCCACCACAGCGCGCGCGGTCGCGTGCAGCGCAACTCGGGGAATTTCACGCGGGGCTCGCAGCTTCTCACCCACGAGATGCTGATGTGGTTCTCGGGCGCGAAGTTGCCCTTGCTGCTTTGGTTCTTCGCCTTCCTCATCGCCTGGTCGATCATCGTGTCGATCAAGCTCGACGAGCATGGCTTCCAGCTCGTCTGCATGAAGATCTATTCGGCGCTGTGGAATTGGGTCGACCTCGATCCGAACAAGCGCGTCAACGTCACGCTGCCCAATGGCGAAATCATGCGAACCGTCATGAAAGCGGTCCCCTATATCCCGGAGGTCATCAAGGCCTGGGCCGTCGCGATGCGGGGTCTGGTCGGCGCCATCCTCGTCTCGACCTTCCTCACTATCCCGCTGACGATCTGGTTCGTCGATATCTCGCATCGTCGTGGTCGTTCGATCCTTCAGGAACGCCATGAGCGCGGCGCCATGCTCGTCGATCGCCCCGTCCTTCTCGCCGAGATCAATGCCCATAACCGGGCGAAGTTCGAAGAAGACGCCGCCGATCTCTTTCCGCGGCTTACCCCGGCGCAGGTGATCGCGCTGCCATTTCGCGCCCGCAAGGACGCCGGCATCCACCATCCCTACACGCTTGCCGGCATCCCCTATCCCCACCGCATGGAGCAATCGCACTCGATGCTCATCGGCACCACCGGCTCGGGCAAGACCACCGAGCTCAGGAGCCTCGTGTCGCAGATACGCGAGCGCCAGGACACCGTCGTTATCTTCGACCTTACCGGCGCTTATGTCGAAGCCTTCTACGATCCGCTGCGCGACACGATCCTCAATCCGATGGACGCGCGATGCCCGGCCTGGTCGATCTTCAACGACTGCCGCACGCACAGCGAGTTCACAGCCGCCGCCGCGGCGCTCATCCCGTCCGACGGCGGATCATCGGAACCCTTCTGGGCGCTCGCCGCGCGCACCCTCTTCATCGAAATGTGCGTGCGTCTGATGGAGCGCGGCCAGACCACCAATCTCGCGCTCGCCGAGAATCTGATGACCGCCGATCTGAAGCGCGTTCATCGCACCCTTGCCAACACCATCGCCGACCCGCTGACCGCGCCCGAAGCGGCACGCATGGCGGAGTCGATCCGGGCCGTCTTCAACACTAACGCCCAGGTCCTGCGCTTCCTGCCCGATGCCGGCGAGCAATTCTCGATCCGGGACTGGATCACCCAGGACAGGCAGTCCGGATCGATCCTGTTCGTCACCTCCAACTATGTCGATCTGCCGATGAACCGGGCCCTGCTGACGCTGTGGATGGACATTGCCATCAATCGGCTCATGACGCTGCCGCGCACCCGGTCGCTGCGCATGTGGTTAATGTTCGATGAGCTGGGAGCACTGCACCGCTTGCCCGCGATCGAGAACGGCCTTCAGACCGCGCGCGCCTTCGGTGGCGCGATGATCCTGGGCATCCATAGTTTCGAGAAACTGGTCGAGGTCTATGGCGAGCAGGGCGCGCGCAATCTTGCCTCGCTCGCGCGCTCCAAGCTCATTCTCGCCACCGCCGATCTCGACACGGCCGAGCAGTGCGCACGGTATATCGGGAACCGCGAAGTGCGGCAGATGGATGAGGCCTATAGCTATGGCTATAACAACACCCGTGACGCCTCGACGCTCACTCCGCGCAAGCAGGTCGAACCGCTCGTCATCGCCGACGACATAACCAACTTGCCCTCCATGCACGGCTTCGTGAAGTTCCCCGACGGCTTTCCGGCCGCGCGCATCCTGCTCGAGTGGAAGGACTATCCCCAGGTCGCACAGGGCTTCATCGCCCGCCCCGATATTCAGCCCGTGCGGTCAAGGCGCGGAGAGGAGGTGTTCGAAGAAAAGGGGGCCGGGGAGGCCGGTGGGCGCGATGGCGCCGGCCTGGTCGTGGAAGAGGTCTCCGATACCGCCAATCTCGCGCGGGATCTTGCCGTGCGCATCCTGTCCGCCGAGGTCAAGGAAGAGCCCGAGGCAGCCGCCGATCGAGCCGCGCAGCGCGGGGATGACCAGGGCGATCAGACGGTAGCGCCCGCCGCCGCCGAGCGGGCGCAGACCGCGCGGGCCGGCGGGGAGGAACAGCCTGTCGCCAGCCGCGATCGGGACGATCGGCGTGGAGATCGGCATGGTCCCGCGCCCCAGGTCGAGGATCAGACCCTTGCCGAACTGCGCCAGGACTTCTCGGCAGGCCCGGATCATGACGGCATGGACATGGGCATCTGA
- the mobF gene encoding MobF family relaxase gives MLSVAAIRSASGAASYFAKDDYYTVEGSSEISAWGGEGAQAIGLSGEVSKDPFEAVLNGVLPSGEGVAQVENRRAGLDLTFSMPKSASVMAYVAGDKRVLAANMTAVRQTMAWVEKNLVEGRKDVEGRKVPVQTGNLVYALFQHDTSRARDPQAHIHAVIANLTRMPDGKWQALHADKLWSHNSIIGSIYHAYLRVELERAGYQLDMKGKHGTFEIAGVPKAVLAEYSQRREEILDRATKLGIKSPEGLREITQRSRDPKLQVEDREALKQEWADRAAAHGFDGRDLRAAAEARAGMSSRDSAIERGYRAITDAIAVARGRVGEFLRPRDPLVDHGLARAVRSPDEARTQLAVASAVRILSEREAAWPLNKLGATALDLGLKGVTMASVEQRIERLIQGRRLIPGVATAVDRTGRMVTTPEALRTEERILAAVEQGRGLAAPIVPAADAVTRLQSAADRPLNPGQLAAATLILTSADRTVSVQGVAGAGKSTMLGAVARVAEAEGRVITGLAFQNKMVADLSEGAGIKAQTIASFVLANERFIAERDTPRFEAAREKFAGTMLVADETSMVSSADMLKLHQISEALGVDKLVLVGDRQQLSSIDAGKAFAMIQAGGGTMARMDQNIRQRTDLLRTVAALANVGKASAAMKVLGDRVVESGAPAEQAADMWLALGAADREVTAVFASGRDARATINQRIQDGLVAEGSVKGPSVHLTVYERVNTTREELRYASTYRAGQTLEVGRGGAQDVGLKGGRYDVLKVHANGKVDLADGRRKIRFDPQKLSPTEQRDRLQLAGKKSIELREGDRIRWTANDKDRGLLNAAMARVVGIDEDGVRVETADKQTLTLGLGDPMLSRLDLAYSLNMHMAQGITTDKAITVMSSHERHLSNQRLFNVGVTRVRDELTLVVDDREKLERQLDRNPGNKTSALETLGRLDIDGKKGPSSQPSVPFDPGPIDGMDLPDLPPLPSDLPPLSPGPAHSAEEAKAPPPDLKPDRRDQLPPLPERSLGLDL, from the coding sequence ATGCTCTCGGTCGCCGCCATCCGCTCCGCCTCCGGCGCCGCGAGCTATTTCGCTAAGGACGACTATTACACGGTCGAAGGCTCGTCCGAGATCAGCGCCTGGGGCGGGGAGGGCGCCCAGGCGATCGGCCTGTCGGGCGAAGTCTCGAAAGATCCCTTCGAGGCTGTCCTCAACGGCGTGCTTCCGAGCGGGGAGGGTGTGGCGCAAGTGGAGAACCGGCGGGCGGGTCTCGATCTCACTTTCTCTATGCCGAAATCGGCGAGCGTCATGGCCTATGTCGCCGGCGACAAGCGCGTGCTTGCCGCCAACATGACGGCAGTCAGGCAGACCATGGCCTGGGTCGAGAAGAACCTCGTTGAGGGGCGCAAGGACGTCGAGGGGCGAAAGGTGCCCGTCCAGACCGGCAACCTCGTCTATGCGCTCTTCCAGCATGACACGAGCCGCGCGCGCGACCCCCAGGCCCATATCCACGCCGTCATCGCGAACCTCACCCGCATGCCCGACGGAAAATGGCAGGCGCTCCATGCCGACAAGCTCTGGAGCCACAACAGCATCATCGGCTCGATCTATCATGCCTATCTCAGGGTCGAACTAGAGCGGGCAGGCTATCAGCTCGACATGAAGGGCAAGCACGGCACCTTCGAGATTGCCGGTGTCCCCAAGGCGGTGCTCGCCGAATATAGCCAGCGCCGCGAGGAGATCCTCGACCGGGCGACGAAGCTCGGCATCAAGTCACCCGAGGGCCTGCGCGAAATCACCCAGCGCTCGCGCGACCCCAAGCTCCAGGTCGAGGATCGCGAAGCCCTCAAGCAGGAGTGGGCGGACCGTGCCGCCGCGCATGGCTTCGACGGCAGGGACCTGCGCGCGGCCGCGGAAGCCCGCGCCGGGATGAGCTCGCGCGACAGCGCGATCGAGCGCGGCTACCGCGCGATCACCGACGCCATCGCGGTCGCACGGGGCAGGGTCGGTGAATTCCTGCGCCCGCGCGATCCCCTCGTGGATCACGGTCTTGCCCGCGCCGTCCGATCGCCAGACGAAGCCCGCACGCAACTCGCGGTCGCCTCGGCGGTGCGCATCCTGTCCGAACGCGAGGCAGCCTGGCCTCTCAACAAGCTCGGCGCGACAGCGCTCGATCTGGGATTGAAGGGCGTGACGATGGCGTCCGTCGAGCAAAGGATCGAGCGGCTCATCCAGGGTCGCCGGCTCATCCCCGGCGTCGCCACGGCCGTCGACCGGACGGGCCGGATGGTGACCACGCCGGAGGCTCTCCGAACGGAAGAGCGAATCCTGGCCGCCGTCGAGCAGGGCAGGGGCCTGGCCGCCCCGATCGTGCCGGCGGCCGACGCCGTCACCCGGCTGCAGTCCGCCGCGGACCGCCCCCTCAATCCCGGCCAGCTTGCGGCCGCGACCCTGATCCTCACCTCGGCCGACCGCACGGTCTCGGTGCAGGGCGTCGCCGGCGCCGGCAAGTCGACGATGCTCGGCGCGGTCGCGCGCGTGGCGGAGGCCGAAGGGCGCGTCATCACCGGTCTTGCCTTCCAGAACAAGATGGTCGCGGACCTCTCGGAAGGCGCCGGCATCAAGGCGCAGACCATCGCGTCGTTCGTGCTTGCCAACGAGCGGTTCATCGCCGAGCGCGATACCCCGCGCTTCGAGGCCGCGCGCGAGAAGTTCGCCGGCACGATGCTGGTCGCCGACGAAACTTCGATGGTCTCGTCGGCCGATATGCTGAAACTCCACCAGATCAGTGAGGCGCTGGGCGTCGACAAGCTCGTCCTGGTCGGCGATCGGCAGCAGCTCTCCTCGATCGATGCCGGCAAGGCCTTCGCGATGATCCAGGCAGGCGGCGGCACCATGGCGCGCATGGATCAGAATATCCGCCAGCGTACCGATCTGCTGCGCACCGTTGCCGCGCTCGCCAATGTCGGCAAAGCCAGCGCCGCGATGAAGGTGCTGGGCGACCGGGTCGTCGAGTCCGGCGCCCCGGCGGAGCAGGCGGCCGACATGTGGCTCGCGCTTGGCGCTGCCGATCGCGAGGTAACGGCGGTCTTCGCCTCAGGGCGCGACGCGCGCGCGACCATCAACCAGCGGATCCAGGACGGCCTGGTCGCGGAAGGGTCGGTGAAGGGGCCTTCGGTTCACCTCACCGTCTACGAGCGGGTCAACACGACCCGTGAGGAGCTGCGCTACGCCTCGACCTACCGGGCCGGGCAGACGCTCGAGGTGGGGCGCGGCGGCGCGCAGGATGTCGGCCTCAAGGGCGGCCGCTACGACGTGCTCAAAGTCCACGCTAACGGCAAGGTCGATCTGGCCGATGGGCGCCGCAAGATCCGGTTCGATCCCCAGAAGCTCTCCCCGACCGAGCAGCGCGACCGGCTCCAACTGGCCGGGAAGAAGAGCATCGAACTGCGCGAGGGTGACCGCATCCGCTGGACCGCCAACGACAAGGATCGGGGGCTCCTCAATGCAGCGATGGCGCGGGTTGTCGGGATCGATGAGGACGGCGTTCGCGTCGAGACCGCGGACAAGCAAACCCTCACACTCGGCCTCGGCGACCCCATGCTCTCGCGGCTCGACCTTGCCTACAGCCTCAACATGCACATGGCGCAGGGCATCACCACCGACAAGGCGATCACTGTCATGTCGTCGCACGAGCGGCACCTTTCGAACCAGCGCCTGTTCAACGTCGGCGTCACGCGCGTGCGCGACGAACTGACCTTGGTGGTCGACGACAGGGAGAAGCTCGAACGGCAGCTCGACCGCAACCCCGGCAACAAGACATCCGCCCTCGAAACCCTGGGTCGGCTCGATATCGACGGGAAGAAGGGACCCTCGTCCCAGCCGTCGGTGCCGTTCGATCCCGGCCCCATCGATGGGATGGATCTGCCCGATCTGCCGCCGCTCCCAAGCGATCTGCCGCCTCTGTCGCCTGGCCCGGCACACTCGGCCGAGGAGGCGAAGGCGCCGCCGCCCGATCTCAAACCCGATCGGCGTGACCAATTGCCGCCGCTGCCCGAACGCAGCCTTGGCCTCGACTTGTGA
- a CDS encoding DUF2726 domain-containing protein — MGGGGSIRLAPVAKPFMTGREEAMLIVLEEIFPMYRFHAQVAMGALLKAPASIGRRATSADRNAFSQKIVDFVVQDPTTGRVVALIEVDDGSHNAARDRIRDTMTGAAGYRPFRIPASVRPTIPAVLRIVHPLREDLVQRRRQD, encoded by the coding sequence TTGGGAGGGGGTGGTTCCATCCGGCTCGCCCCGGTCGCCAAGCCGTTCATGACCGGCCGGGAAGAGGCCATGCTGATCGTGTTGGAGGAGATATTCCCGATGTACCGCTTCCATGCACAGGTCGCGATGGGCGCTCTTCTCAAGGCTCCCGCATCAATCGGGCGCCGGGCGACATCTGCGGATCGCAACGCCTTCTCGCAGAAGATCGTCGATTTCGTGGTGCAGGATCCCACGACCGGTCGTGTCGTCGCCCTGATCGAGGTTGATGACGGCTCCCACAATGCAGCGCGCGACCGGATCCGCGATACGATGACAGGCGCCGCCGGTTACCGGCCCTTCCGGATACCGGCGTCCGTTCGTCCGACCATTCCGGCAGTACTCAGAATCGTCCACCCACTTCGTGAAGACTTGGTGCAGAGGCGGCGCCAGGACTAA
- a CDS encoding Tim44 domain-containing protein, protein MIGTTFRNASAIAMSLAIAVMAVSPADARRGGSLGSRGSRTAVAPPATKTAPNQAPAVQRTATPTQAPAQNTASTPRPATNTPNRFGGLAKGLIGGLVAGGLLGMLLGNGFGALNGSGMLMALLQMALLGGLAWLAFRMFRRRPALAPVGGVASSSFATRPLTGASQGGFDAFVSSVASSAPLSREIAITTSDQQSFERLLVEVQDAFGHEDYARLRVCTTPEIMSYLAEEMSQNATRGQRNEVSGTELLEAEVAEAWTEDGTDYATIAMRYQSIDVMRDRNSGAVLTGDPDRPTLTTELWTFVRSGHGAWRLSAIQEA, encoded by the coding sequence ATGATTGGAACTACGTTTCGCAATGCCTCTGCGATTGCCATGAGTCTCGCGATCGCCGTTATGGCCGTCAGCCCGGCGGACGCCCGGCGCGGCGGCAGCTTAGGTAGCCGAGGCTCGCGAACAGCTGTTGCTCCGCCTGCCACGAAAACCGCGCCCAATCAGGCGCCGGCGGTGCAGCGGACCGCAACGCCGACCCAGGCTCCGGCGCAGAACACCGCCTCAACGCCGCGCCCGGCGACGAACACGCCCAATCGGTTTGGCGGGCTCGCAAAGGGCCTGATCGGGGGTCTCGTTGCCGGCGGCCTGCTTGGCATGCTGCTTGGCAATGGGTTTGGCGCATTGAACGGCAGCGGCATGCTGATGGCTTTGCTGCAGATGGCGCTTTTGGGTGGGCTTGCCTGGCTCGCGTTCAGGATGTTTCGTCGCCGGCCTGCCTTGGCTCCGGTAGGTGGCGTCGCCTCTTCCTCATTCGCCACCCGCCCGTTGACGGGAGCGTCACAGGGCGGGTTTGACGCCTTTGTGTCCTCGGTCGCTTCTTCTGCTCCCCTGTCGCGGGAGATTGCCATCACGACGAGCGACCAGCAAAGTTTCGAGCGTCTGCTCGTAGAGGTGCAGGACGCTTTTGGGCATGAAGATTATGCCCGGTTGCGCGTCTGCACGACGCCTGAAATCATGTCTTATCTGGCCGAGGAAATGAGCCAGAACGCGACGCGAGGCCAGCGTAACGAGGTATCGGGAACCGAGCTTCTTGAAGCGGAAGTTGCGGAAGCCTGGACGGAAGATGGGACGGACTATGCCACGATCGCCATGCGATACCAGAGCATCGACGTCATGCGCGATCGCAATAGCGGCGCAGTTCTGACAGGTGATCCCGATCGTCCCACTTTAACGACCGAACTGTGGACTTTTGTCAGGAGCGGACACGGCGCATGGCGTTTATCGGCCATCCAGGAAGCATGA